From a single Silene latifolia isolate original U9 population chromosome 6, ASM4854445v1, whole genome shotgun sequence genomic region:
- the LOC141587136 gene encoding FBD-associated F-box protein At4g13985-like has translation MVDSSERDRVEFPKSIYTSRSLEKLKLVGYQYNYMYVSKSMGFRALKELRLHQVEFSREGFNEEIFLQCPCLEILSLVSCCLASYDNSMMISASRLKTLEIVYGRLGLKPHVVIIAPMLSYFKFAGPRPMSLALSNCTSALEVIDIDIQEGLSNEGDKRKKWIIERLIDMLKEFRDAKSVIISLKTLEVLSTMPSLLQGQESPLANLKNLQLKTNWSELAPGWRFLRNKSPNVNAALHEDLNKLL, from the exons ATGGTCGATTCTTCAGAGAGGGATCGCGTTGAGTTTCCAAAGAGCATTTACACTAGCCGTTCGCTTGAGAAACTGAAATTAGTCGGGTATCAATATAATTATATGTATGTGTCGAAATCTATGGGTTTCCGAGCACTAAAAGAGTTGAGACTTCATCAGGTTGAATTTTCGAGAGAAGGGTTCAATGAAGAGATCTTCTTGCAATGTCCTTGTTTAGAAATCTTGAGCTTGGTTTCGTGTTGTTTGGCTAGTTATGATAACTCAATGATGATATCAGCAAGTAGGCTTAAAACACTAGAGATTGTTTATGGAAGGCTAGGTCTTAAACCTCATGTAGTAATTATAGCACCTATGCTTTCGTATTTCAAATTCGCGGGTCCTCGTCCCATGAGTTTGGCTCTGAGTAATTGCACATCAGCTTTGGAGGTGATTGACATTGATATACAAGAAGGCTTATCCAATGAAGGGGATAAGCGAAAGAAATGGATCATAGAGAGGCTAATCGACATGCTTAAAGAGTTCCGGGATGCAAAATCTGTCAtcatctcattgaaaactcttgaG GTTCTCTctacaatgccaagtttattacAAGGCCAGGAATCTCCACTTGCAAATTTGAAGAATCTGCAACTCAAAACTAATTGGTCGGAACTCGCACCTGGATGGAGGTTTCTGCGTAACAAATCCCCTAATGTCAATGCTGCATTGCATGAGGACCTTAACAAGCTTTTGTAA
- the LOC141588527 gene encoding uncharacterized protein LOC141588527 yields MDIFVEVSTSQIVIPTPSIRLDDVAQFVSLETNYVNEGEFYGNLQGDEIDEELAILDENLLANEEDGDDDLVFASAPIVEFNKIDQLDEDELNSWKTWENMVRYEHGKEFAVGQVFPNKASLSDEVTSYCVKANQFFKVAESKPNTITFKCGRIPTPCNWRLRATQKDFHSEVFTIVTYKGPHDESCVCDMVPQDHMNLKRAFISHEIRNLVEGDWGYKVNSVVTYILDKYGYTISYTKAWNAKQRAIEEIFGDWDKSYELLPRFMQGLKESNPGTIVQFYTTPTTNPNVQKFHRVFWAFKPCIDGFEHCRPVLSIDGTHLYGKFKGTIF; encoded by the coding sequence ATGGACATATTTGTAGAAGTTTCTACTAGTCAAATTGTCATTCCTACACCAAGTATTAGGCTAGATGATGTTGCTcaatttgtttcacttgaaaCTAATTACGTAAATGAAGGGGAATTTTATGGTAACTTACaaggtgatgagattgatgaggaaTTGGCAATACTTGATGAGAATTTGTTGGCAAATGaagaagatggtgatgatgatcttgTCTTTGCTAGTGCTCCCATCGTTGAGTTTAATAAGATTGATCAATTAGATGAGGATGAATTGAATAGCTGGAAAACTTGGGAAAATATGGTAAGATATGAACATGGGAAAGAGTTTGCGGTTGGACAAGTGTTCCCAAACAAAGCTTCACTTAGCGATGAGGTGACATCATATTGTGTTAAAGCAAATCAATTTTTCAAAGTTGCCGAATCCAAGCCTAATACTATTACCTTCAAATGTGGCCGGATTCCTACACCATGTAATTGGCGGTTAAGGGCTACACAAAAAGACTTTCATTCTGAAGTTTTTACCATTGTGACATACAAAGGTCCTCATGATGAGTCTTGTGTTTGTGACATGGTACCTCAAGACCACATGAATTTGAAACGAGCATTCATAAGTCATGAGATTCGTAACCTTGTTGAGGGAGATTGGGGATATAAAGTAAACTCTGTTGTTACTTATATTTTAGATAAGTATGGTTACACAATTTCATACACCAAAGCTTGGAATGCAAAACAAAGAGCAATTGAGGAAATATTTGGAGATTGGGATAAATCATATGAGTTGCTACCTCGTTTCATGCAAGGCTTAAAAGAATCTAATCCTGGCACTATTGTTCAATTTTATACAACACCAACAACTAACCCAAatgtgcaaaaatttcatcgtgtTTTTTGGGCATTTAAACCATGTATTGATGGCTTTGAACATTGTCGGCCAGTTTTAAGCATTGATGGAACCCACTTATATGGAAAGTTCAAGGGAACAATTTTTTGA